The genome window CTCCCAAACACCTCACAGGTTTTTCCTTCCAGTTGATTGGCCAGTCTCCGGATCATATTTCGAGTTACCCGGTTATGATTTGGCTGAGCCCCAGACATGGCGAAGATCTGACCATTCACGAATTCAAAGCGCTGGTCTGACCGGCGTTCAAGCTCGAAATATTCTTCCAGGGTGTACCAGCGAGTTGGTTCAGCAGACATATGCAGTGAACGGAAAATCTGGGAGAAGGCGAAAGGGGTGAAACTCAAACTTTCAGAAGAAATAAGTCGAACTGCTTCAGCCCCCAGCCCTGGGGTTTGATCAAAGCAATTCGCGAAACCGTCTGACAAGTTCGGAAACCTTAAATGGTTGACCTGCGACTTTGTTGATGCTGACGGCATCAATCAGGAACCGGCCCCGAAGGATATGGCACAATTGACCGAGATTGAGTTCAGCCACCGCAACCCGTTGAAAGCGTCTCAGGACGTCCTCCAAATTTCGCGGAAATGGGTTTAAGTACTGGAGATGAATACTGGAAACCCGATGGCCTTCGTGTTGCAGTGTTTCCACCGCCGTCGTGATGGCCCCATAGGTCCCGCCCCACCCAACCACAAGCAGGTCGCCTTCAGGTTCGCCAAAAACCTCGACTTCAGGGATAAAATTGGCGATGTTGGCAATCTTTTCGGCTCGCAGGCGAACCATAAAATCGTGGTTATCCGGGTCATAGCTGACATTCCCCGTCAGGTGTTGTTTTTCCAGGCCGCCGATTCGATGTTCCAAACCAGGTGTTCCCGGAATTGCCCAGGGACGTGAGAGCGTGTTGGGGTCACGTGTGTAGGGCATAAATCCTTCAGGATTGGTTGTGTACTCAAATTTGATGGTCGGCAATTCTGAAAGTGCCGGGACTTTCCAGGGTTCGGCCCCATTGGCAATATACCCATCAGAGAGAAAAAATACCGGGGTCATAAACTCGATGGCCAGTCGAACCGATTCAATCGCCATATGAAAACAATCGCCGGGCGAAGCCGGAGCCAGGACGACTGCTGGGCATTCGCTATTGCGGCCAAAGATCGCCTGGAATAAATCTGCCTGCTCAGTCTTGGTTGGCAACCCGGTTGAGGGGCCACCACGCTGGACATTGACAATGACCACCGGAAGTTCAGTCATCACTGCCAGTCCGATAGCTTCACCTTTAAGGGCAATGCCTGGGCCGCTCGAACCGGTCAGCCCAATATTGCCGGCAAAGGCTGCCCCAATCGTGGCACCGATGGCCGCAATTTCGTCTTCAGCCTGGAAGGTTTTGACATTGAAGTGTTTGAGCTTGGACAGTTCGTGGAGAATATCCGAGGCTGGTGTGATCGGGTAACTGCCGTAAAAAAGCGGTTGACCTGCAATTTGTGCCGCCGTCACAAAGCCAAGGGCGGTGGCTTCGTTGCCGGTGATTTTGCGGTATTTTCCAGGCTTTAAACTCGCTTTTTTGACTCGATAGTGGGTCGAAAACAATTCGATGGTGTCGGCGTAATCGAGCCCGGCTTTGAGCGCCAGCCGGTTGGCTTCGGCAATTTCGGGTTTGTTGCCAAAGTTGGCGTTGATCCATTCCAGGGTCGGTTCAAGTGGACGATCATACAGACAAAACACCAGACCGAGCGCAAAGAAGTTTTTGCACCGCTCTTTATACTTCCGAAGCATGGTCAGCTCAGAAAGCGCATTGAGGGTTAAATCGGTTAACGGGATTTGAATTAACCGATACCCGGCCAGCGATCCATCTTCTAATGGGTTGGTGGTGTAGTGGGCTTTTTCGAGATTTGCCTTGTTAAACTCGTTGGTGTTGACAATCAGAATGCCGCCCTCTTCCAAATCGGCAAGATTGACCTTGAGGGCAGCCGGATTCATCGCGACCAGGACGTTGGGCTCGTCGCCGGGGGTGCGGATATCGTGGCTGGAAAAGTTAAGTTGGAAGCCTGAAACCCCAGGGAGGCTCCCGGCTGGGGCGCGGATTTCCGCCGGATAATCTGGCAGCGTACTGATGTCGTTGCCGATGATGGCGGCGGTGTTGGTAAATTGGGTTCCTGTGAGCTGCATGCCGTCACCGGAATCACCAGCAAAGCGGATGGTTACGGATTCAACTTCGATGACATTGCGAGTTGATTTATCGAGAGGGGAAACGGTGGACATAT of Acidobacteriota bacterium contains these proteins:
- a CDS encoding 2-oxoacid:acceptor oxidoreductase subunit alpha yields the protein MSTVSPLDKSTRNVIEVESVTIRFAGDSGDGMQLTGTQFTNTAAIIGNDISTLPDYPAEIRAPAGSLPGVSGFQLNFSSHDIRTPGDEPNVLVAMNPAALKVNLADLEEGGILIVNTNEFNKANLEKAHYTTNPLEDGSLAGYRLIQIPLTDLTLNALSELTMLRKYKERCKNFFALGLVFCLYDRPLEPTLEWINANFGNKPEIAEANRLALKAGLDYADTIELFSTHYRVKKASLKPGKYRKITGNEATALGFVTAAQIAGQPLFYGSYPITPASDILHELSKLKHFNVKTFQAEDEIAAIGATIGAAFAGNIGLTGSSGPGIALKGEAIGLAVMTELPVVIVNVQRGGPSTGLPTKTEQADLFQAIFGRNSECPAVVLAPASPGDCFHMAIESVRLAIEFMTPVFFLSDGYIANGAEPWKVPALSELPTIKFEYTTNPEGFMPYTRDPNTLSRPWAIPGTPGLEHRIGGLEKQHLTGNVSYDPDNHDFMVRLRAEKIANIANFIPEVEVFGEPEGDLLVVGWGGTYGAITTAVETLQHEGHRVSSIHLQYLNPFPRNLEDVLRRFQRVAVAELNLGQLCHILRGRFLIDAVSINKVAGQPFKVSELVRRFRELL